A single genomic interval of Chroicocephalus ridibundus chromosome 23, bChrRid1.1, whole genome shotgun sequence harbors:
- the REEP4 gene encoding receptor expression-enhancing protein 4 isoform X2 translates to MVSWILSRAIVLVFGMLYPAYASYKAVKSKNIREYVRWMMYWIVFALFMATETVTDLLISWFPFYYEMKMAFVIWLLSPYTRGASLLYRKFVHPTLSRKEKEIDTYIIQARERSYETVVRFGKRGLNMAATAAIQAATKSQGVLAGRLRSFSMQDLRSIPDETPLHYRDPLYLEEQESHRQLLGYSAPVAGRQYESETEDEELWSDLQVSPKPSPRGRDHKPLSRSQSLRSVRKTMPGKEGSSRLLRSRIRKKAAPPEQDS, encoded by the exons ATGGTGTCCTGGATACTGAGTCGGGCGATCGT GCTGGTTTTCGGGATGCTGTACCCAGCCTACGCTTCCTACAAGGCTGTGAAGAGCAAAAATATCCGGGAATAT GTCCGCTGGATGATGTACTGGATCGTCTTCGCGCTCTTCATGGCCACCGAGACCGTCACCGACCTCCTCATCTCCTG GTTTCCCTTCTATTACGAGATGAAGATGGCCTTCGTCATCTGGCTGCTCTCCCCCTACACCCGGGGGGCCAGCCTGCTCTACCGCAAATTCGTGCACCCCACGCTGTCCCGCAAGGAGAAG GAGATCGACACCTACATCATCCAGGCCAGGGAACGCAGCTACGAAACCGTGGTGCGTTTCGGCAAAAGGGGTCTCAACATGGCAGCCACCGCCGCCATCCAAGCGGCCACCAAG agCCAGGGCGTGCTGGCCGGGCGGCTCCGCAGCTTCAGCATGCAGGACCTGCGCTCCATCCCCGACGAAACCCCCCTGCACTACCGGGACCCCCTTTacctggaggagcaggagagccacaggcagctgctgg gctACAGCGCGCCCGTGGCCGGCCGGCAGTACGAGAGCGAGACGGAGGATGAGGAGCTGTGGTCGGACTTGCAGGTCTCTCCCAAGCCTTCGCCCCGCGGCCGGGACCACAAACCCCTCTCCCGCAGCCAGAGCCTTCGCTCAGTGAGGAAGACGATGCCGGGCAAAGAG ggctcttCCCGGCTCTTGCGTAGCCGGATCAGGAAGAAAGCGGCTCCGCCAGAGCAGGACAGCTAA
- the REEP4 gene encoding receptor expression-enhancing protein 4 isoform X1, with protein MVSWILSRAIVLVFGMLYPAYASYKAVKSKNIREYVRWMMYWIVFALFMATETVTDLLISWFPFYYEMKMAFVIWLLSPYTRGASLLYRKFVHPTLSRKEKEIDTYIIQARERSYETVVRFGKRGLNMAATAAIQAATKSQGVLAGRLRSFSMQDLRSIPDETPLHYRDPLYLEEQESHRQLLGELGYSAPVAGRQYESETEDEELWSDLQVSPKPSPRGRDHKPLSRSQSLRSVRKTMPGKEGSSRLLRSRIRKKAAPPEQDS; from the exons ATGGTGTCCTGGATACTGAGTCGGGCGATCGT GCTGGTTTTCGGGATGCTGTACCCAGCCTACGCTTCCTACAAGGCTGTGAAGAGCAAAAATATCCGGGAATAT GTCCGCTGGATGATGTACTGGATCGTCTTCGCGCTCTTCATGGCCACCGAGACCGTCACCGACCTCCTCATCTCCTG GTTTCCCTTCTATTACGAGATGAAGATGGCCTTCGTCATCTGGCTGCTCTCCCCCTACACCCGGGGGGCCAGCCTGCTCTACCGCAAATTCGTGCACCCCACGCTGTCCCGCAAGGAGAAG GAGATCGACACCTACATCATCCAGGCCAGGGAACGCAGCTACGAAACCGTGGTGCGTTTCGGCAAAAGGGGTCTCAACATGGCAGCCACCGCCGCCATCCAAGCGGCCACCAAG agCCAGGGCGTGCTGGCCGGGCGGCTCCGCAGCTTCAGCATGCAGGACCTGCGCTCCATCCCCGACGAAACCCCCCTGCACTACCGGGACCCCCTTTacctggaggagcaggagagccacaggcagctgctgggtGAGCTTG gctACAGCGCGCCCGTGGCCGGCCGGCAGTACGAGAGCGAGACGGAGGATGAGGAGCTGTGGTCGGACTTGCAGGTCTCTCCCAAGCCTTCGCCCCGCGGCCGGGACCACAAACCCCTCTCCCGCAGCCAGAGCCTTCGCTCAGTGAGGAAGACGATGCCGGGCAAAGAG ggctcttCCCGGCTCTTGCGTAGCCGGATCAGGAAGAAAGCGGCTCCGCCAGAGCAGGACAGCTAA